Proteins encoded together in one uncultured Desulfosarcina sp. window:
- the prfA gene encoding peptide chain release factor 1 → MFDKLKGVEDRFKELERLLSDPKVVQDREAYQKYIREHAEISQVVDAYRQFKQVDRELDDSLDLLHDDDPEIKAMAAEEVERLEAEKERLKEELKILLIPKDPLDDKNVILEIRAGTGGDEAGLFAGDLFKMYQRYADARGWKVEVMDHHATGVGGLKEIIASVNGKGAYSRLKFESGTHRVQRVPTTETQGRIHTSAVTVAVLPEAEEIELKIDPSELKVDVYRSSGPGGQSVNTTDSAVRITHLPSGLVVTCQDEKSQHKNKAKALKVLRSRLFDQMVREQNEERSQNRKSQVGSGDRSERIRTYNFPQGRVTDHRIGLTLYRLDSILQGDVDEVIDPLITHYQSQALQHAEGADA, encoded by the coding sequence ATGTTCGATAAATTAAAAGGTGTGGAAGACCGTTTTAAGGAACTGGAGCGGCTGCTGTCCGATCCGAAAGTGGTTCAGGACAGGGAGGCTTACCAGAAATACATTCGCGAGCACGCCGAGATTTCGCAGGTGGTGGATGCCTATCGGCAGTTCAAGCAGGTGGATCGGGAACTGGACGACAGCCTCGATCTGCTCCACGATGACGACCCCGAGATCAAAGCCATGGCGGCGGAAGAGGTCGAGCGGCTGGAAGCGGAAAAGGAACGCCTCAAGGAAGAACTGAAGATCCTGTTGATTCCCAAGGACCCCCTGGATGACAAGAACGTGATTCTCGAAATTCGTGCCGGTACCGGCGGCGATGAGGCCGGGCTGTTTGCTGGCGACCTGTTCAAGATGTATCAGCGCTATGCCGACGCCCGGGGGTGGAAGGTGGAGGTGATGGATCATCACGCCACCGGTGTGGGGGGGCTCAAGGAGATCATTGCCAGCGTCAACGGCAAGGGCGCCTACAGCCGCCTGAAATTCGAAAGCGGCACCCACCGTGTCCAGCGAGTGCCGACCACCGAGACCCAGGGGCGCATCCATACCTCGGCGGTGACCGTGGCCGTTCTGCCCGAGGCCGAGGAGATCGAACTCAAGATCGATCCCAGCGAACTCAAGGTGGATGTCTATCGCTCCTCGGGACCCGGCGGCCAGTCGGTCAATACCACCGATTCGGCGGTGCGCATTACCCACCTGCCCTCCGGCCTGGTGGTCACCTGCCAGGACGAAAAATCCCAGCATAAAAACAAGGCCAAGGCCTTGAAGGTCCTGCGGTCCCGCCTGTTCGACCAGATGGTTCGCGAGCAAAACGAGGAGCGCTCCCAGAACCGCAAGAGCCAGGTGGGCAGCGGCGACCGCAGCGAACGCATCCGGACCTACAATTTTCCCCAAGGTCGGGTCACCGATCATCGCATCGGGCTGACCCTGTACCGATTGGATTCCATCTTGCAGGGTGACGTGGACGAGGTCATTGATCCGCTGATCACCCACTACCAGAGCCAGGCTCTCCAGCATGCCGAAGGCGCCGATGCCTGA
- the pyrH gene encoding UMP kinase — MNVASKYQRILLKLSGEALMGDQGFGISPDMLSYVAGEVRSIVELNVQLAIVVGGGNIFRGVAASSFGMERTSADHMGMLATVLNSLALQDALEKTGIQTRVQTAISMHEVAEPYILRRALRHLEKGRVVIFAAGSGNPYFTTDTAAVLRAKEIHAEILLKATKVNGLYDSDPEKNANARFIKTISYMEVLEKQLKVMDMTAISLAMDNQLPLMVFNLKEKGNIAKVVLGENVGTTIGGQPAP, encoded by the coding sequence ATAAACGTGGCGTCCAAATACCAAAGGATTCTGCTCAAATTGAGCGGGGAAGCCCTGATGGGAGATCAGGGCTTCGGCATCAGTCCGGACATGCTTTCCTATGTGGCCGGGGAAGTCCGCAGCATCGTCGAACTGAACGTGCAGTTGGCCATTGTCGTCGGCGGAGGCAATATTTTCCGCGGGGTGGCGGCCAGTTCTTTCGGCATGGAGCGAACTTCGGCCGATCACATGGGCATGCTGGCAACGGTGCTCAACAGTCTGGCCCTGCAGGACGCCCTGGAAAAAACGGGTATTCAGACCCGTGTCCAGACGGCCATCTCCATGCACGAAGTCGCAGAGCCCTATATCCTGCGCCGGGCGTTGCGGCATCTTGAAAAGGGGCGGGTGGTTATTTTTGCCGCCGGATCGGGAAATCCCTATTTCACCACCGATACCGCGGCGGTCCTGCGTGCCAAGGAGATCCATGCGGAGATCCTGCTCAAGGCCACCAAGGTCAACGGATTGTACGATTCCGATCCCGAAAAGAACGCCAACGCCCGCTTCATTAAAACCATCAGCTACATGGAAGTGCTCGAAAAGCAGCTCAAAGTGATGGACATGACGGCCATTTCCCTGGCCATGGACAATCAGCTGCCGCTGATGGTGTTCAATCTGAAAGAGAAGGGCAACATCGCCAAGGTGGTTCTCGGAGAAAACGTCGGAACCACCATCGGCGGACAGCCTGCCCCCTGA
- the prmC gene encoding peptide chain release factor N(5)-glutamine methyltransferase encodes MPDSETWTLLRLVRWTTGYFQDHGIESARSEAEILLAHCLGVRRIDLYLNHDKPLTEAELGNFKTLIKRRISREPLAYITGSREFWSLLLAVGPSVLIPRPETECLVEAVLPVLDDPAGKPKRVLDLGTGSGAITIALAHEHPEHRYVAMDRSPAALAIARQNARTHRVDHCINWFCGSWDAALAPDGPRFDLIVSNPPYIRSGDMAALQPEIRLHEPLAALDADQDGLLCLRRIIVSAHDYLRPGGLLALEIGCDQADAVRSIADDVGCYASVRVIKDYSGLDRVFLAHSS; translated from the coding sequence ATGCCTGATTCGGAGACCTGGACCCTGTTGCGGCTGGTGCGATGGACCACCGGCTATTTTCAGGATCACGGCATCGAAAGTGCGCGCAGCGAGGCGGAAATTCTGCTGGCCCATTGCCTGGGAGTGCGCCGCATCGACCTTTATCTGAATCACGACAAGCCTTTGACGGAAGCGGAACTCGGCAATTTCAAAACCCTGATCAAACGGCGCATTTCCCGTGAGCCGCTGGCCTATATCACCGGTAGCCGGGAATTCTGGTCCCTGCTGCTGGCTGTCGGTCCGTCGGTGCTGATTCCCCGCCCGGAAACCGAATGTCTGGTGGAGGCGGTGCTGCCCGTTCTCGACGATCCAGCCGGAAAACCCAAACGGGTGCTGGACCTGGGCACCGGTTCGGGAGCTATTACCATTGCGCTGGCCCACGAGCATCCGGAGCACCGCTACGTGGCCATGGACCGGTCCCCGGCGGCCCTGGCGATCGCCAGGCAAAATGCCCGCACCCACCGGGTGGATCATTGCATCAACTGGTTCTGCGGCAGTTGGGATGCGGCCCTGGCGCCTGATGGACCAAGGTTCGATCTCATTGTTTCCAATCCGCCCTATATCCGCAGCGGCGATATGGCCGCCCTGCAGCCGGAAATCCGCCTGCACGAACCGCTTGCGGCCCTGGATGCCGACCAGGACGGCCTGCTGTGCCTGCGGCGGATCATCGTGTCGGCTCATGATTATCTGCGGCCCGGGGGGCTGCTGGCCCTGGAGATTGGCTGCGACCAGGCCGACGCCGTCCGATCCATCGCCGACGATGTCGGCTGTTATGCGTCGGTGCGTGTCATCAAGGATTACAGCGGATTGGACCGGGTATTTTTAGCTCATAGCTCATAG
- the rpsB gene encoding 30S ribosomal protein S2, with protein MAYVTMKELLEAGVHFGHQTKRWNPKMKPYIFGARNGIYIVDLQKTVRMFRDAYDFIVDTVAKGKTVLFVGTKKQARESIYEEANRAEMFYVHNRWLGGMLTNFQTVKKSVDRLNYLNTIENDGSIELFPKKERLKLAKERAKLDSTLGGIRSMTKLPGAIFIIDPKNEAIAVREGRRLGIPIVAVVDTNCDPDEIDHPIPGNDDAIRAIRLISSKMSDACIEGKARFKERQQAEADKGEEPSELESAAAELKPGERKVISDGTDGPVVEIIRKGAAAEDGESTEEAATAEAEPTGE; from the coding sequence ATGGCTTACGTTACAATGAAAGAACTGCTGGAAGCCGGTGTCCATTTCGGGCATCAGACCAAACGCTGGAACCCCAAGATGAAACCCTATATCTTCGGGGCCCGCAACGGCATCTACATCGTCGATCTGCAAAAAACCGTCAGGATGTTCCGCGATGCCTACGACTTCATCGTGGACACGGTAGCCAAAGGCAAGACCGTTCTGTTCGTGGGAACCAAGAAACAGGCCCGCGAATCGATTTACGAAGAGGCCAACCGCGCCGAGATGTTTTACGTCCACAACCGCTGGCTGGGCGGCATGCTCACCAATTTCCAGACCGTCAAGAAAAGCGTCGATCGCCTGAACTATCTCAACACCATTGAAAACGACGGTTCCATCGAACTGTTTCCCAAAAAAGAGCGGTTGAAACTGGCCAAGGAGCGTGCAAAGCTCGACAGCACCCTGGGCGGCATCCGCAGCATGACCAAACTGCCCGGCGCCATTTTTATCATCGATCCCAAGAACGAAGCCATTGCCGTGCGCGAAGGCCGCCGGTTGGGCATCCCCATTGTGGCCGTCGTCGACACCAACTGCGATCCCGATGAAATCGATCATCCCATTCCCGGCAACGACGACGCCATCCGGGCCATTCGCCTGATTAGTTCCAAAATGTCCGATGCTTGCATCGAAGGAAAGGCGCGCTTCAAGGAGCGTCAGCAGGCCGAGGCCGACAAGGGAGAAGAACCCTCCGAATTGGAGTCCGCCGCCGCGGAACTCAAACCCGGAGAGCGCAAAGTGATTTCCGACGGCACCGACGGGCCGGTGGTTGAGATTATCCGCAAGGGTGCCGCAGCGGAAGACGGAGAATCCACGGAAGAGGCAGCAACAGCAGAAGCAGAACCTACGGGAGAATAA
- the rpmE gene encoding 50S ribosomal protein L31 produces the protein MKTDVHPEYFDTTIQCACGNVVEVGSTKKDIRVEICSKCHPFFTGKQKLVDTAGRIERFRKKYEKFQQNQ, from the coding sequence ATGAAAACCGACGTTCATCCGGAATATTTCGATACAACCATCCAGTGTGCCTGCGGCAACGTCGTGGAGGTTGGATCGACCAAAAAGGATATCCGCGTGGAAATTTGCTCCAAATGCCACCCGTTTTTCACCGGCAAGCAGAAACTGGTGGATACGGCCGGCCGTATCGAGCGGTTCAGAAAAAAATACGAAAAATTCCAGCAGAATCAGTAG
- the rho gene encoding transcription termination factor Rho: MNIVELKNKKINELNKMAKQLNIEGAAGMRKQELIFSLLQAQIEKNGLIYGEGTLEILPDGFGFLRAPNYNYLPGPDDIYVSPSQIRRFNLRTGDTVSGQIRQPKESERYFALLKVEAVNYEDPEVAREKILFDNLTPLYPENKVNLEVDPENYSARIMDLLTPIGFGQRGLIVSPPRSGKTMLLQCIANCIVKNHKDIVLFVLLIDERPEEVTDMQRSVKGEVISSTFDEPAERHVQVAEMVIEKAKRLVEHKKNVVILLDSITRLARAYNSVMPPSGKILSGGVDSNALQRPKRFFGAARNIEEGGSLTIIATALVDTGSRMDEVIFEEFKGTGNMEIQLDRRLADKRIFPAIDIKKSGTRKEELLLEEATLNRVWILRKLFSSLNPADSLEFLLEKMNGTRDNADFLDSMNA; encoded by the coding sequence ATGAACATCGTAGAATTGAAAAACAAAAAGATCAACGAACTGAACAAAATGGCCAAGCAGCTCAATATCGAAGGGGCTGCCGGCATGCGCAAACAGGAGCTGATTTTTTCGCTGCTCCAGGCCCAGATCGAAAAAAATGGATTGATTTACGGTGAGGGAACGCTCGAGATCCTGCCCGACGGCTTCGGTTTTTTACGGGCCCCCAACTACAACTACCTGCCCGGTCCCGACGATATTTACGTTTCGCCGTCCCAGATCCGGCGTTTCAACCTGAGAACCGGCGACACGGTTTCCGGACAGATCCGTCAGCCCAAAGAATCCGAACGCTACTTTGCCCTGCTCAAGGTCGAGGCTGTCAACTACGAAGATCCCGAGGTGGCCCGTGAGAAGATTCTTTTCGACAACCTGACCCCCCTGTACCCGGAAAACAAGGTCAACCTGGAAGTCGATCCGGAAAACTATTCCGCCCGCATCATGGACCTGCTGACGCCCATCGGCTTCGGGCAGCGCGGGTTGATCGTCTCCCCGCCGCGTTCCGGTAAAACCATGCTGCTGCAGTGCATCGCCAACTGCATCGTCAAGAACCACAAGGACATCGTTCTCTTCGTCCTGCTCATCGACGAGCGCCCGGAAGAGGTGACCGACATGCAGCGTTCGGTCAAGGGCGAGGTGATCAGTTCCACCTTCGACGAGCCGGCCGAGCGTCACGTGCAGGTGGCCGAAATGGTCATCGAAAAGGCCAAGCGGCTGGTGGAGCACAAAAAGAATGTGGTGATCCTGCTGGACAGCATCACCCGTCTGGCGCGGGCCTACAACTCGGTCATGCCGCCCAGTGGAAAGATCCTTTCCGGCGGTGTGGACTCCAACGCCCTGCAGCGTCCCAAACGCTTTTTCGGCGCGGCCCGCAATATCGAGGAGGGCGGCAGCCTGACCATCATCGCCACCGCTCTGGTGGACACCGGCAGCCGCATGGACGAGGTCATCTTCGAAGAGTTCAAGGGCACCGGCAACATGGAAATTCAGCTGGACCGCCGCTTGGCCGACAAACGCATCTTCCCGGCCATCGATATCAAGAAATCCGGCACCCGCAAGGAGGAACTGCTCCTCGAAGAGGCCACCTTGAACCGGGTCTGGATCCTGCGAAAACTGTTTTCTTCATTGAATCCAGCCGACAGTCTCGAATTTTTACTTGAAAAAATGAACGGAACGCGTGATAATGCTGATTTCCTGGATTCGATGAATGCTTAA
- the tsf gene encoding translation elongation factor Ts, with protein MSNITAAMVKELREKSGAGMMDCKAALSECDGDLEKAVDYLRKKGIATAAKRAGRATSEGTIQSYIHMGGKIGVMVEINCETDFVAKTDDFKDFAKNIAMHVAATNPVSIVPEDVPQDIIDREREIYKAQVLEMGKPENMVDKIAEGKLNKFFKESCLMNQQYVKEPDKTIADYLNEVIAKTGEKITIKRFARFQIGAE; from the coding sequence ATGTCCAATATAACTGCAGCAATGGTAAAAGAACTCCGTGAGAAATCCGGAGCCGGCATGATGGATTGCAAAGCCGCTTTGTCCGAATGTGACGGCGACCTGGAAAAGGCCGTCGATTATTTGAGGAAAAAGGGCATCGCCACGGCCGCCAAGCGGGCCGGACGCGCCACTTCCGAAGGCACCATTCAGTCCTACATCCACATGGGGGGTAAAATCGGTGTTATGGTGGAAATCAACTGCGAAACCGATTTTGTAGCCAAGACCGACGACTTCAAGGACTTTGCCAAAAACATCGCCATGCATGTAGCGGCCACCAATCCGGTGAGCATCGTTCCCGAAGACGTCCCCCAGGACATCATCGATCGCGAACGGGAAATTTATAAAGCCCAGGTGCTGGAGATGGGCAAGCCCGAAAACATGGTCGACAAGATCGCCGAAGGCAAGCTGAACAAATTCTTCAAGGAAAGCTGCCTGATGAACCAGCAGTACGTTAAGGAGCCGGACAAAACCATCGCCGACTATCTCAATGAGGTGATTGCCAAGACCGGCGAGAAAATCACCATCAAACGATTCGCCAGATTTCAGATCGGGGCGGAATAA